A genomic segment from Spirosoma sp. SC4-14 encodes:
- a CDS encoding TaqI-like C-terminal specificity domain-containing protein gives MTKDAILNLLQKAYDRTTWQPFIRELFGSGTYYTNPEPVFLPANELADKAVELGSFMTTDNRQIGLFEVQLKVGVRIEGRRVGLRQLLKSMYKLVDGALVVFICDDGTWRFSYVSEIFTYDASGNQQELKTEPKRFTYALGRGKNTRTAADRFYELAQRRATGVLLDDLRRAFSVETLTKEFYRELSDWYFWALQHVRFPEDAETNTDIRNATNTIRLITRLIFVWFLKQKKQNGGLIPDDLFDRDVIAKLIKGFRPDKDTLFTSTGEGDKTGSTYYKAILQNLFFATLNTEMTGDNRKFISRQYGVQEFYRYERYFQDVERFLELTQPVPFLNGGLFENLDRNVGEPNEIRIDCFSNKRDNEERLAVPDFLFFGEDVVDLSSIYDDKKRKAVRVRGLIRILNSYNFTIEENTPTEIEVALDPELLGKVFENLLASYNPETRTTARKQTGSFYTPREVVEYMVDEGLKVQLARKLTQAGPLAYAEPGSKQTQLFGNEVKRGQLSMVAEVATAVVMDETEAIEQLTELFRYDSEANPFDSETSRVLTETLCACRIFDLACGSGAFPMGVLQRMVHLLRKLDPQNDYLRELQLRPVMKEIEQAIRKGGGGPVADLQSQVQDIIRTFNENTDDYGRKLFLIENCLYGADIQPIAVQICKLRFFISLVVEQQPDAAKPNLGIRPLPNLETKFVAANTLIGLERQGGLIRDLRVEALEKDLEDVRHKHFRARSAVTKKKYRDQDNELRNQIADLLKASGWKTATADQIAAWNPYDQNTHASFFDAEWMFGITDGFDLVIGNPPYVQLQKLGKVTDQLQKQGYQTFVRTGDLYCLFYEAGMNALRKNGVLSFITSNKWMKAGYGQALRKFLTDKCNPLKLIDFGGYQVFDATVDTNILIIEKAPYQKQTYGTVITRDFEKLANISVFFQLNSQLIPLGSPEVGWVILSPAETRIKRKIEEVGKPLKEWDVNIYRGILTGYNDAFIINGNIKDQLLQKCPEAAEIIRPVLRGRDIKRYKANFEDLWLLYIPWHFPIQNDESINGNSLVAEQQFKLHYPAVYEHLSRYKKQLLERNPAETCIRYEWYAMQRFGANYVEDFSKRKIIWGNLNVEATFSLDELGSYILAPCNLLTSKNQDIEYLLILLNSPVTTYFMKNQGYSREGGYVEYKRIFLEQLPIPVADLQTLKLCRDLASSLSMVTLSKSLTDEIEQEAAEIAIKKYGLTLDEKSYLFKVAKKI, from the coding sequence AGGCTTATGACCGTACTACCTGGCAACCTTTTATCCGTGAACTTTTTGGTAGTGGTACATACTACACAAATCCTGAACCGGTTTTTTTACCTGCAAATGAACTTGCCGATAAAGCTGTTGAACTAGGTTCCTTTATGACTACCGACAACCGGCAGATTGGCTTGTTTGAAGTTCAGCTAAAAGTCGGTGTTCGCATTGAAGGTAGGCGGGTTGGCCTACGGCAGTTACTCAAATCAATGTATAAGCTGGTAGATGGGGCGCTGGTCGTCTTTATATGTGATGACGGTACATGGCGGTTTTCCTATGTCTCCGAAATATTTACTTACGACGCCAGCGGTAATCAGCAAGAGCTTAAAACGGAACCTAAACGATTTACGTATGCACTAGGTCGTGGTAAAAATACGCGTACTGCCGCCGACCGATTTTACGAATTAGCCCAACGGCGGGCTACAGGTGTTCTGCTTGATGACTTGCGCCGAGCTTTTTCAGTCGAGACGCTGACAAAAGAGTTTTACCGAGAATTGTCAGACTGGTACTTTTGGGCTCTGCAACACGTACGTTTTCCTGAAGACGCAGAAACGAATACTGATATACGTAATGCAACTAATACCATCCGGCTAATTACTCGGTTAATATTTGTTTGGTTTCTCAAGCAAAAAAAGCAAAATGGGGGCTTAATCCCAGATGACTTGTTTGACCGTGATGTCATTGCCAAACTGATTAAAGGGTTTCGGCCTGATAAGGATACACTATTTACGTCTACAGGTGAAGGGGATAAAACGGGCAGTACCTATTATAAAGCCATTCTACAAAATCTATTCTTTGCTACCTTAAACACAGAGATGACGGGCGACAACCGCAAGTTCATCAGCCGTCAATATGGTGTACAGGAGTTTTACCGCTATGAGCGTTACTTTCAGGATGTAGAACGTTTTTTGGAGTTGACCCAACCCGTACCATTTTTGAACGGTGGCTTGTTCGAGAATCTTGACCGGAACGTGGGTGAGCCAAATGAGATACGTATCGACTGCTTCTCTAACAAACGCGACAATGAAGAGCGATTGGCCGTACCGGATTTTCTCTTTTTCGGCGAAGATGTCGTTGACTTAAGTAGTATCTACGATGATAAAAAGCGCAAAGCCGTGCGTGTCCGGGGTTTAATTCGCATCCTGAATAGTTACAATTTTACCATTGAGGAAAATACACCAACTGAAATTGAAGTAGCACTTGATCCTGAACTGCTAGGTAAAGTATTCGAAAACCTGTTGGCCAGTTACAACCCTGAAACTCGGACTACCGCCCGCAAACAGACCGGCTCATTCTATACGCCACGCGAAGTAGTTGAGTACATGGTTGACGAGGGGCTAAAAGTTCAATTGGCTCGCAAGTTGACACAGGCAGGGCCGTTGGCATACGCTGAACCAGGTAGCAAGCAAACCCAATTATTTGGTAATGAAGTCAAACGTGGTCAGCTTTCCATGGTGGCAGAGGTGGCTACAGCTGTGGTTATGGATGAAACTGAAGCCATTGAACAGTTAACGGAATTATTCCGGTACGACTCAGAGGCCAATCCATTTGATTCCGAAACATCACGTGTACTGACCGAGACACTGTGCGCCTGCCGAATTTTCGATCTAGCATGTGGCTCTGGAGCGTTTCCGATGGGAGTTTTGCAACGTATGGTGCATCTACTCAGAAAGCTAGATCCGCAAAACGATTATCTAAGGGAGCTGCAACTTCGTCCAGTTATGAAGGAGATCGAGCAGGCTATACGTAAAGGGGGAGGGGGGCCAGTTGCAGACTTACAAAGCCAAGTTCAGGATATCATTCGTACGTTTAATGAAAATACAGATGATTATGGCCGTAAGCTATTCTTAATTGAAAACTGCTTGTACGGAGCGGATATTCAGCCCATCGCCGTACAAATCTGTAAGCTAAGGTTTTTCATATCATTAGTAGTTGAGCAACAACCTGATGCAGCTAAACCTAATTTAGGTATTCGGCCATTACCTAATCTGGAAACAAAATTTGTGGCGGCTAATACACTAATTGGTCTGGAGAGACAGGGGGGATTGATTCGTGATCTGCGAGTGGAAGCACTCGAAAAAGATTTAGAAGATGTGCGCCATAAGCACTTTCGTGCTCGATCGGCTGTGACCAAGAAGAAGTATCGTGACCAGGATAACGAGCTTCGTAATCAGATCGCTGATTTACTAAAAGCGAGCGGTTGGAAAACGGCCACTGCGGATCAAATTGCCGCTTGGAACCCCTATGATCAAAATACTCATGCCAGTTTCTTCGACGCTGAATGGATGTTTGGTATTACAGATGGATTTGATCTGGTGATAGGAAACCCACCTTACGTGCAGTTACAGAAGTTAGGTAAGGTGACTGATCAACTTCAGAAACAAGGCTACCAAACGTTTGTGCGTACTGGTGATTTATACTGCCTATTTTATGAAGCAGGCATGAATGCGCTCCGAAAAAATGGCGTATTATCATTCATTACATCGAACAAGTGGATGAAAGCAGGCTATGGCCAGGCGTTACGCAAATTCCTTACCGATAAGTGCAACCCTCTCAAGTTAATCGACTTTGGCGGCTACCAGGTGTTTGATGCAACGGTTGATACAAATATTTTAATTATTGAAAAAGCTCCATATCAAAAGCAAACGTATGGAACAGTCATTACACGGGACTTTGAGAAACTAGCCAATATCAGCGTTTTCTTTCAGCTTAATTCACAATTGATCCCCCTTGGCTCGCCTGAGGTTGGCTGGGTTATTCTATCACCTGCTGAAACGCGCATCAAACGCAAGATTGAAGAAGTCGGTAAGCCGCTAAAAGAATGGGATGTTAACATCTACCGTGGTATACTCACCGGATACAATGATGCTTTTATCATTAACGGGAATATCAAAGACCAGCTATTACAAAAATGTCCAGAAGCTGCTGAAATAATACGTCCGGTTCTGCGAGGCCGGGATATTAAAAGATATAAAGCCAATTTTGAGGATTTATGGCTTCTTTATATACCTTGGCATTTTCCAATACAAAATGATGAGTCAATCAATGGTAATTCGTTAGTTGCAGAGCAGCAATTCAAGCTTCACTATCCAGCGGTTTATGAACATTTATCGAGATACAAAAAGCAATTACTAGAGAGAAATCCTGCCGAAACATGTATACGTTATGAGTGGTATGCAATGCAACGGTTTGGTGCAAATTATGTTGAAGATTTTTCCAAACGGAAGATAATATGGGGTAATCTGAACGTTGAAGCCACCTTCAGTTTAGACGAACTAGGAAGTTATATACTAGCCCCTTGTAATTTGTTGACATCTAAGAACCAAGATATTGAATATCTGCTCATTTTGTTAAACTCACCAGTCACGACTTATTTCATGAAAAATCAAGGATATAGCCGTGAGGGAGGATACGTCGAGTACAAACGGATTTTTCTTGAGCAACTACCTATTCCAGTTGCAGATTTACAAACGCTAAAACTGTGTAGAGATCTAGCGTCAAGTTTAAGTATGGTAACATTGAGTAAAAGTCTGACTGATGAAATTGAGCAAGAAGCTGCTGAGATCGCCATTAAAAAATATGGACTTACACTAGATGAAAAGAGCTATTTATTCAAAGTGGCCAAGAAGATTTAA
- a CDS encoding TaqI-like C-terminal specificity domain-containing protein: protein MSPAETRIKWKIEESGRPLKEWDIQINYGIKTGFNDAFIISGQTKDELIRRDANSAELIRPVLRGRDIKRYKANFEDLWLINTHNGQRSLKLDRINVERDYPAIFEYLNQQKFKPLIETREDQGSHWTNLRNCAYLLDLEKPKIIYPEITKFLPFVYDDSGYYLNNKTFFMVGTHLKYLVAFFNSTLFKSVYKTSFPDLGEDRRELRKVFFEQIKVIKPSETLEKEFCAYVDQILARKEENLNTAELENELDLIFYDMYDLSKEEVTVVKSSWPL, encoded by the coding sequence TTGTCTCCGGCTGAGACACGGATTAAGTGGAAGATAGAAGAATCAGGGAGACCTCTGAAAGAATGGGATATACAAATTAACTATGGCATCAAAACGGGGTTTAATGATGCTTTCATCATTAGTGGCCAAACTAAGGACGAGTTGATAAGAAGAGATGCAAATTCTGCTGAGTTAATACGTCCGGTTCTGCGAGGCCGGGATATTAAAAGATATAAAGCCAATTTTGAGGATTTATGGCTTATAAATACTCACAATGGCCAGCGTAGTTTAAAGCTTGATAGGATTAATGTTGAAAGAGATTACCCAGCTATTTTCGAGTACTTGAATCAGCAAAAATTTAAACCATTGATTGAGACACGTGAAGATCAGGGTAGTCATTGGACTAATTTACGTAATTGCGCCTATCTACTAGATTTAGAGAAGCCTAAGATTATATATCCAGAAATTACAAAGTTTCTCCCTTTTGTCTATGACGATAGCGGCTACTATCTGAATAATAAAACGTTTTTCATGGTTGGTACACATTTAAAATATCTTGTTGCCTTCTTTAATTCGACACTTTTTAAATCTGTTTACAAAACAAGCTTTCCAGATCTTGGGGAAGACAGACGTGAGCTACGAAAAGTCTTTTTTGAGCAGATTAAAGTAATAAAGCCGTCCGAAACACTTGAAAAAGAATTCTGTGCTTATGTTGATCAGATTCTTGCTCGTAAAGAGGAGAATTTGAACACAGCAGAGCTAGAAAACGAATTGGACCTGATTTTTTACGATATGTATGATCTTTCTAAAGAAGAAGTTACTGTAGTTAAATCTTCTTGGCCACTTTGA
- a CDS encoding master DNA invertase Mpi family serine-type recombinase, with the protein MLFAYIRVSTDRQNTENQRFELERFSKERNWIVDTWTEETVSSTEKLESRKLFGLLNYLRRGDILIVTELSRLGRNLMQIMNILHHCMEKEILIYTAKERYELGNNINSKVLAFAFGLSAEIERNLISQRTKEALARRKAEGKILGRPKGKKSKTQKLTGKEEEIKKLLEKRISVCGISRILGVHRMTLSAYIKTHKIKAA; encoded by the coding sequence ATGCTATTTGCCTATATCCGCGTTAGTACAGACCGCCAAAACACCGAAAACCAACGCTTTGAGTTGGAACGTTTCTCTAAAGAACGAAACTGGATCGTTGACACCTGGACCGAAGAAACGGTAAGCTCAACCGAGAAACTAGAGAGTCGAAAGCTGTTCGGCCTATTGAACTACCTGCGCAGAGGAGATATCCTAATCGTCACCGAGTTGTCCCGCCTTGGTCGTAACCTCATGCAGATCATGAACATCCTGCATCATTGCATGGAGAAAGAAATCCTGATCTATACTGCCAAGGAACGCTACGAATTAGGTAATAACATCAACTCAAAAGTCCTCGCCTTCGCTTTTGGTCTTTCAGCCGAGATTGAGCGCAATCTAATCTCCCAGCGTACCAAAGAAGCCCTTGCTCGTCGAAAGGCGGAAGGGAAGATATTGGGCCGTCCTAAAGGTAAAAAGTCAAAAACGCAGAAATTGACGGGCAAGGAAGAGGAAATAAAAAAACTGCTAGAAAAGCGAATATCCGTATGCGGTATTAGTCGAATTTTAGGTGTACATCGTATGACGTTGAGTGCTTATATTAAAACGCATAAGATAAAAGCAGCATAA
- a CDS encoding DUF262 domain-containing protein: MATLDNLSKNYSTLIQEIESGQIKIPQFQRNFVWEKRQSAQLLDSMLKGYPIGTFIFWRTDEELRAVRNVGNIPLPMQGKNEYVNYVLDGQQRITSFFAAIKGTQIVRDEKRLDDFSSIYVDLTAEADKEIVTIDLTDRNPSFCIKVNELMTGDFTLLLQRMTQMSPELHPKVNEYRNLLTGYQFNIILLKNASISVATEVFTRLNVGGKALSLFEIMVAKTYLAPDLAYPSTVGFDLAVQYEQLLAELRPAQYDTLAPATVLQAVSMLAVKGCTRKQILEIDKHKFIETWPRMVRSLKLSVDFLRDYGVTVSELLPYNALLVPLCYFFDRHPMRPDGEMLRRIEDYFWRCSLGTRYSSAVENKLLSDVEKIDKILVNEQPRYEWSVDISPDAITRDGWFSASRSYIKAILCLLAKQHPRSFKTNLEVRIDNAWLSKSTSKNYHHFFPKAFLHKNTPEFDAWRANHIANITIVDDYLNKNDIRTKAPAGYIADFSTANAYMNQTLETHLIGNQEEFGITDNDYERFFAARVQRISNCLNALLIQQTTDNQIQVEALEEDEEIETLED; the protein is encoded by the coding sequence ATGGCCACGCTTGACAACCTTTCTAAAAACTATTCAACACTGATTCAGGAAATAGAGTCAGGACAAATTAAGATTCCACAGTTTCAACGAAACTTCGTCTGGGAAAAAAGACAATCAGCGCAATTGTTAGATAGTATGTTGAAAGGTTACCCAATAGGAACATTTATTTTCTGGCGTACTGATGAAGAATTACGAGCAGTTCGTAACGTTGGTAACATCCCCCTACCAATGCAAGGGAAAAACGAGTATGTTAATTATGTGCTTGATGGTCAACAGCGTATTACGTCTTTCTTCGCTGCTATTAAGGGAACACAAATTGTACGGGATGAAAAACGGCTGGACGACTTTTCCAGTATTTATGTTGATCTGACGGCAGAAGCAGATAAAGAGATTGTCACCATTGATTTAACGGATCGTAACCCATCTTTCTGTATAAAGGTTAACGAATTGATGACTGGCGATTTCACATTGCTGTTACAAAGGATGACACAAATGTCACCTGAATTGCACCCAAAAGTAAATGAGTACCGGAATCTCCTAACTGGCTACCAATTTAATATTATTCTGCTTAAGAACGCGTCAATCTCGGTAGCAACAGAGGTTTTTACCCGCTTGAATGTAGGGGGTAAAGCGTTGTCATTATTCGAAATTATGGTGGCTAAGACATATTTGGCACCTGATTTGGCCTATCCGAGCACGGTTGGCTTCGATCTGGCAGTTCAATACGAACAATTACTCGCCGAACTTCGCCCAGCTCAGTATGACACATTGGCTCCTGCGACTGTATTGCAGGCTGTTTCCATGTTGGCTGTTAAAGGATGTACCAGAAAACAGATTTTGGAAATTGACAAGCATAAGTTTATTGAAACATGGCCACGAATGGTAAGAAGTCTTAAACTATCAGTGGACTTTTTGCGTGATTACGGTGTAACCGTATCTGAATTACTGCCTTATAATGCTTTATTGGTGCCGCTTTGTTACTTTTTTGATCGTCATCCAATGCGTCCAGATGGTGAAATGCTCAGGCGTATCGAAGACTATTTCTGGCGTTGCTCCTTAGGTACGCGCTACTCATCAGCGGTCGAAAACAAACTCCTCAGCGACGTAGAAAAGATCGATAAAATTCTAGTTAATGAGCAGCCACGTTATGAATGGTCGGTTGATATTTCTCCCGATGCGATCACTCGGGATGGTTGGTTTAGTGCAAGCCGCAGTTATATAAAAGCTATTTTGTGCCTATTGGCAAAACAACATCCACGTTCGTTTAAGACAAATTTGGAGGTTCGGATTGATAATGCCTGGCTTAGTAAATCGACTTCCAAAAACTATCACCATTTTTTCCCAAAAGCTTTTCTACATAAAAACACCCCAGAGTTTGATGCATGGCGGGCTAACCATATAGCAAACATTACCATTGTAGATGATTATTTAAATAAGAATGATATACGCACGAAAGCACCTGCAGGGTACATAGCTGATTTCAGTACTGCCAACGCGTATATGAACCAGACATTAGAAACCCATCTAATTGGTAATCAAGAAGAATTTGGAATAACTGATAATGATTATGAACGATTTTTTGCCGCTCGCGTCCAGAGGATATCCAACTGTCTAAATGCGCTGCTTATTCAACAAACAACAGACAATCAAATTCAGGTTGAAGCATTAGAGGAAGATGAGGAAATTGAAACGTTGGAAGATTAG
- a CDS encoding IS1182 family transposase has product MVGKKQTAPQQVHSLLLDQCVPQQNLYRRLKQAIDLTFLYETVKPYYGKCGQKSIDPISFVKLMLVGHLENLTSDRAIIRCCQLRLDILYFLDYELGEALPWHSTLSRTRQRLPEKVFERCFEYVLTQCIELGLVDGHTQAIDAAFVEANASLDKLEAKPLAKWTLEKNEQPLVDASDRLSFDKTNQYVNPKKVTRNNRVYYSPNDPQACLATKPNKAFRLYYLASMAVDCSHHVITHIQADFADEKDSRHLMTIVDRTSRRLSSLDLSLRCVLADAGFSSGENYAALEKRHIEAYIPLFGRYNRVRDPFTYEPWQDQYRCSYGAVLRNHGIEMAGGYGNYQYIASFSACQNCPIKESCCGKRDRKSLSVTMYYREYERMVARLASAKGKQLKRRRSAVVEPVFGSLLNYFGMHRTSSKGKTGAHKRMVMAATAYNLKKWLLAKRGPKVVTQVLALHPEDSFLTLWDELLQQPIYS; this is encoded by the coding sequence ATGGTAGGCAAAAAACAAACCGCTCCCCAACAAGTTCATAGTCTGCTTCTTGACCAATGTGTTCCCCAGCAGAATCTATATCGGCGGCTCAAACAGGCTATTGATCTGACATTTTTGTACGAAACGGTCAAACCGTATTATGGTAAATGCGGCCAAAAGTCGATTGATCCCATTTCATTCGTTAAACTAATGCTGGTGGGGCATTTGGAAAACCTCACTTCGGATCGAGCGATCATTCGCTGTTGCCAACTCCGATTGGACATCCTGTATTTCTTAGACTACGAGTTGGGTGAGGCCTTACCCTGGCATAGTACCCTATCGCGCACTCGGCAGCGACTGCCCGAAAAAGTGTTCGAACGGTGTTTTGAGTATGTGTTGACACAGTGTATTGAACTTGGGCTGGTTGATGGGCATACTCAGGCCATTGATGCTGCTTTCGTGGAAGCCAATGCTTCCTTAGATAAGTTAGAAGCCAAACCCTTAGCTAAGTGGACACTGGAGAAAAATGAGCAGCCCCTGGTTGATGCTTCGGACCGGCTATCTTTTGATAAGACTAACCAGTACGTTAACCCTAAGAAAGTGACTCGCAATAATCGAGTCTATTACAGCCCAAACGATCCGCAGGCCTGCTTGGCCACTAAGCCCAACAAGGCCTTCCGGCTCTATTACCTGGCCAGTATGGCTGTTGATTGTTCTCATCATGTGATCACTCACATTCAAGCCGACTTCGCGGATGAGAAAGATTCACGCCATCTAATGACCATCGTTGATCGAACCAGCAGGCGGTTATCAAGTCTGGACTTATCATTACGCTGTGTACTGGCGGATGCCGGTTTCAGCTCAGGGGAAAATTATGCCGCTTTAGAGAAACGACATATTGAGGCTTATATCCCTTTGTTTGGTCGCTACAATCGGGTTCGTGATCCGTTCACCTATGAGCCCTGGCAAGATCAATATCGCTGTAGTTATGGGGCTGTTTTACGCAATCACGGGATTGAGATGGCAGGTGGGTATGGCAATTATCAGTATATAGCCAGTTTTAGTGCGTGTCAAAACTGTCCCATTAAAGAAAGTTGTTGCGGCAAACGGGATCGTAAATCCTTGAGTGTGACGATGTATTACCGGGAATATGAGCGAATGGTGGCTCGCCTGGCGAGTGCGAAGGGAAAGCAGTTGAAAAGGCGACGTAGTGCGGTGGTTGAGCCCGTTTTCGGGAGCTTGCTAAACTACTTTGGGATGCATCGGACTTCAAGCAAAGGCAAAACGGGTGCTCACAAGCGGATGGTAATGGCGGCAACGGCCTACAATCTCAAGAAGTGGCTGTTGGCCAAGCGTGGGCCTAAGGTAGTTACTCAGGTGTTGGCTTTGCACCCAGAGGACTCTTTTTTGACTTTATGGGACGAGTTACTTCAGCAGCCTATTTATTCCTAA
- a CDS encoding IS3 family transposase encodes MKRTDQKKVWHQTVLNLRENEIAKVSVGSLCRLFGVSRQAFHARKQRAQRSVSQSMLILDLVTALRRDVPGLGTRKLHLLLAEPLAKSGIKLGRDKLHKILYNHAMVIRQGRQTPQTTDSNHRLQKYPNLLIDRVITAPRQVWVSDITYLYIGLGFGYLSLITDAYSKLIVGYCLHPFLTAEGSLKALDMALLTHLEREGELIHHSDRGSQYCSFDYVRKLKGANILISMTQQGDPYENAIAERVNGILKTDFRLNRVFVTFEEAEKAVHKSIYNYNHLRPHMSCGYLTPVMAHQSEHPLKKHWKPKVYKRSKVVRDQGQFG; translated from the coding sequence ATTAAACGTACCGATCAGAAAAAAGTCTGGCACCAAACGGTCCTAAACCTTCGTGAAAACGAGATAGCAAAGGTGAGTGTCGGAAGCCTTTGCCGACTGTTTGGTGTGAGCCGACAAGCATTTCACGCTCGAAAACAACGCGCCCAGCGATCGGTGAGCCAATCGATGTTAATATTGGACCTAGTGACGGCGCTTAGGCGAGATGTGCCTGGTTTGGGAACCCGAAAATTACATCTTCTGCTGGCCGAACCGTTGGCTAAAAGTGGCATCAAATTAGGCCGTGATAAGTTGCATAAAATCTTATACAATCATGCTATGGTTATCCGGCAAGGTCGGCAGACGCCCCAGACCACCGATTCCAATCATCGCTTACAAAAATACCCTAACTTGCTTATTGATAGGGTGATAACAGCTCCCCGGCAGGTCTGGGTGAGTGATATTACCTACCTATATATTGGCTTAGGATTCGGCTATTTATCGCTGATAACCGATGCTTATTCAAAGCTGATTGTGGGGTACTGCTTGCATCCTTTCTTAACGGCGGAAGGAAGTCTAAAGGCCTTGGATATGGCCTTATTAACTCATTTGGAAAGGGAAGGAGAACTGATCCATCATTCTGATCGAGGCAGCCAATACTGTAGTTTTGACTATGTTCGCAAGTTGAAAGGGGCGAATATTTTGATTAGTATGACGCAGCAAGGCGACCCTTATGAAAACGCCATCGCGGAACGGGTAAATGGAATTCTAAAGACGGATTTCCGGCTGAACCGAGTGTTTGTTACTTTTGAGGAGGCTGAGAAGGCGGTTCATAAAAGTATTTATAATTACAACCATCTGCGTCCCCACATGAGCTGTGGATACCTGACTCCAGTGATGGCTCATCAGAGCGAGCACCCGCTGAAAAAGCACTGGAAGCCGAAGGTCTATAAACGGTCCAAGGTTGTCCGGGACCAAGGCCAATTTGGTTAA
- a CDS encoding transposase, translating into MEDHIRDLLSRFQYSEQLRETAVFRILFGGEEVSQVMADLGIHSGHSIRSWVQLYRQKMKTGLLTLPAMKQAQKRDMAALKQRNEELEQTLQQANLLILALNTMIETAEKELNVPIRKKSGTKRS; encoded by the coding sequence ATGGAAGACCACATTCGCGACCTGTTAAGTCGCTTTCAATACAGCGAGCAGCTCCGAGAGACTGCCGTATTTCGTATCCTCTTTGGTGGAGAAGAAGTAAGCCAAGTAATGGCTGATTTAGGGATTCACAGTGGCCATAGCATACGCAGCTGGGTCCAACTCTATCGCCAGAAGATGAAGACGGGTCTACTAACTTTACCTGCTATGAAGCAAGCACAAAAACGCGACATGGCCGCTTTAAAACAGCGAAATGAGGAGTTGGAACAGACTCTACAGCAAGCCAATCTGTTGATCCTGGCGCTCAACACGATGATTGAGACCGCTGAAAAAGAATTAAACGTACCGATCAGAAAAAAGTCTGGCACCAAACGGTCCTAA